tatcaaatttaatagttagAGTAAAAATCGCTTATTTATAGTATAAAATATCTTGTCACATATTGTTATAATATAAAGGAGaagtccaaaaaaataaaaaaagtaaaaagtcCAAACAAcctttttaagtagatttattaaaactcattcttttttaatagtattgatatgcTTTTAGTTGCAATTGAACCAGAATCTAAACAACAAACCAAAACTGAACTAATCTTATTCTTAATTGTATTTCTATAAacgtggaaaaaaaaacaaataaactgAACCGTAAACCAGACGGACTAGAGAGATGATTTTCTCTCTACCTTCCTTGTTCCCaatcttaatctttcacaaggAGTAGAGATTAGAGAGTTGTCCAGATCGTGAATAAAGATTAGAGAGTTATCCAGATCGGTTTTTTGGTTCCGGCGTCGCACCTTTCTCTTCGATGGTGGTCGGCCGACTTTGTCTCCGGATAGCGGTGGTTCGTTTAACACCAGCTTCGCCGGCTTTTGTCTCCGGGAGGTGGTGGCTTCTTTGGCATTGCTTTCGCCGGATTTTTATCGGGGTTCTCCCGCTCCTCTCTGATATGCGGTTCTGTGCTTCTTTATTCTCCTGCCTCTCTTTCTGATTCTCTGATGGTAAATTGGAGGGTTTCGATCGATTGTAGGCGGTTAACCATGTTGTCGATCTCGCAGATCCGCCAGTCTTTGATGACTTATCGGCATGAGCTTTCCGGTGGCTGTTCGGTTTGACCGTTTCGTCTAGGGTTTGCCTCGCCGTCGATACGTCATGTCGCTTTGCTGGTTTCCGGAGGAAGAAGGTTGATTCTTGTCAAGACACGTGTCCATTGATCGCCGGGCGATCGAATACGTGGACATGTGAGTCGACTCTTCTACGACGGGTTTCGCTTTGGGCTGTTGAACCATAGTGTTATGTTAAGTTTGGACCTGTTCGTTGGAcctttgtttgttgtttgtttggGCTAGGTCCAGTTGGACTTTGTACCTTTACCTTTAATAAAAATctagtggaaaaaaaaaacaagacggACTATGGCATCACTTTACGTGACCAAAGTTAGATACAAAGGGTCAAACTAATTAATTCACTTTCTAACATGTTCTACATGGGACCTACCTACTTTGTCCTACTACATTTCAATGACCGAATATGTTTATCGAAACACACATGCGATCACCGACACTTAGAGCAAGTGCAACGGCGGTCCATGTCGGATCCTTAACGCTAATCCTTAGCTTAgggtaaatataataataatatttttttgtgtaaacTTAAGGAGTGCCCCCTCGAGAAGGATTTTAAGGGGCTGATCCTTGAGTACGTGTCTTCTTCTTACTGGGTTGGGGTCGGTTTGTGTTTTGTTGGGTCAAGCGAGAAATCTCATTCTCGACCGAAAccgtagaaaaaaaaattcgaaaggAGAGAAAGGCGATATCGTAGGCAATTCAACTCTGCTTCGTTTTAGGTAAATCTTTCTCTAAAATCGTTGATTTTCGCTTCATTAGATCAGTAATCTTCTTGTTTCCTCTCCATCGGGTTGTATAATGGGGGTTTTTATATCGATTTCGTTGAATgattgaaattagggttttcaaaAATTTGGGGATTACTCGATTTGGGGAGAGGGTTTGTTTGTATATAGGGTTTCAGATCGATTTTGGTTTGAATCGGAAGCggatcttctctttttttcttacaCGGATTGAAATCCCAAATTGGTTTCAATGTCAGATGTAATTGATTTGTTTGATCTTGTTGAATCGATATGTTCATTTTAAGGGAGTAGTCTTGGGGTTCTATTAAATCACTACTCGGTTGTATATATGCGTTTGTTTTTGCGAATGTCATAAGTAATTGATTTAACTGTGTTCTTCACTTCTTTCAGGTTAAAGAATATGGGACAAGATTACAGCTACAGCCAGCCCTCTTCATCATCAGACTCTCTGGACATAACCTCCCTGCTTGAAGCCGAAGCTCAGATGTACGCGGATGAAACTGACAGTAGCAACCGCAATGCAATGCCGGTTGATTACCCACGTGAACCAGAGGCTGATGATGGAATCCCCACGACTTGCTACTGTGGAGCTCAGCCTGTTCTCGGCTGCTCTTACACTTCTAAAGACCCATACAGAAGGTACTTTACGTGCGTTCATGCTGATGATGGAGACTGCCACGTGTGGAAATGGTGGGAAGTGGCAgtcatggaggagatgagggaGTTTCAGAGGCAACTTAGTGATCTTAAGAACACTGCTGGAGAGAGTGAGCAGAAGCGCCTTGGTCTTGAGAAGACGGTAGATGAGAGTGAGCAGAAGCGCCTTAAACTTGAGAAGACGGTAGAAGAGCTTAGCGCTATGAAGAAAGCAGGAATTAAGCTAATGGTCTGTCTCTTAGTCTTAATAGGTTTGGTGTTAGTGATTCTACGAGGTTAGTTTCTGTCCTCTTATTTCATTGGATTTTCATATAGGATATGAAGAAAGCAGGAATTAAGCTACTGTTTTATCTCATATTTTTTCCAGGAATTGTTGGAAAGGTTTCAAAGGAGAATGGCGTTTGTCAGAATTATATGTAATCAGGTactatttctttttaaatataaatactgTAACGGTCGTTTGAAATGAAGGTTAAAAGTAGTACTCTAGTTGTGTTTGAAAGGAATTAAGCTAATTGTTTGGTTTGTATTGGAATGATTTGACTGGCTTTTATTACTTAGTTTGATAGGTATTTACTCGGATTAGAATAGGTGTTAATGTAACTTATTTGCTTTCTATCTTCCCAACTGCTCTGATTTGATAGGCTTTAATTAGTTTAGACTTTGCTTATTTAAGTAGTAGTGTCGGTAGAATAATGTCACAACCCAACCTCTAACCTCTAACCATGGCTAATAACCCTTCTGGCTATGTAAACCTACTAAATAGTCAAAATCCCATTGACCTTGAATCACCCGAAGCTAATAGGTTAGGTAGCCAAGTTCCCGATGAGCCTGGTGTGAAGGAGAGGAGGAAATGGACTATCACAGATGATAAAATCCTTATTGGTGCGTGGCTTAACACCAGTAAGGACCCTGTGGTGAGCACTGAGCAAAAAGCTGATGCTTTCTGGAACCGTATTGTAGACTACTACAACGCAAGCCCTCTCCTGGTTGGGACTATACCGAGGTTGGTTCGTCCTTGCAAGCAGAGGTGGGCTCGGATTAACGAGCAAGTATCCAAGTTTGCTGGCTGCTATGATGGGGCTCTGAGGGAGCAGAGGAGTGGGCAGAATGATGATGATCTCATCAAAGCAGCTTTAGACATTTTCTTCAGTAATTACGGCTACAAGTTCGCCCTGGATCACTGCTGGAGGGAGTTGAGGCATGACCAGAAATGGTGCGCAACTCATACGTCTAAGGACGGTGGTAAGGAGAAGCGGAAACCACCTTTGGCGGGTGATAGAGAAGAAGGGGAACAGGGAGAAGAAGAGGGTAGACCTCCCGGGGTAAAGGCTGCCAAAGCTGgatgtaagaagaagaagaatgctAGAGAGGAGGAGTTGACGAAGCTGCAGGCTGTTTTAGGAACTAAAGAAAGAATCTCTAGACATAAACTCCTAGATCGTTTACTCGCGAAAACAGAGCCACTATCAGAGATGGAGACTACTTTAAAACTCAAACTAATGTCTGAAATGTTGTGATTTATTAGTCTTGCTTATAGgtattaaatttgttttgtgaaGTTGGGACTTTTACTTGTTTTTCTATTGTACTAACTGTTGTCTTATTTGATGTGTCAGGTCCGTGAAGCCATGTGAACCCAGTCACGGGTGCATTGGGAGGTCTGAAAGTCTTTTGGTCGTTAGCGGATGTGAACCCAGTCACGGGTGTATTTGTGTTCAATTCTAGTATTATAAGTACTTGTCTTTGTTGTTCAAAACTTGTATCCTTTTGGTGCTTCATCTTTGTAAAAGAAGTAGAAGCAGTCGTTGTATCTtcttggaagaagaagaagtagttCTTGTATTCTCTTGCTGCCTTCTCTTTGTATTAGGTAACACTTATCACTCTATAACAGTCGTTCTTTTGGTACTTTTGGTTAAACTGAAACATGTGTTCCATATTAGAACTGAAAAAATGTAGGAAGATCTTTTCTAGAACTAGATTACATTAGTTAAATGTATTAACTGTAACGGTCGTTTCTATTCTGTGTTCAAGGTTAGTTAAATGAATCTGACCATACGATTTGTGTAACGGGTGCATTTGTGTTCACGGTTAGTTAAATGAATCTGACCATACGATTTACATGGGTTTGATTGActaaaaatatgaataataatGAAATGATTTTCTCACCCCGTTGCATGTATTCGGCTGGTTGAGTAAAAATCTCAATAATAATACTAAAAATGTGAATATTCCTACTAAATTTGGTTtacaaaaattgaattttcgaatttttttatataaaaaagactagcaaaatttttcattttttataaaatttactaaaatttaagtaaacaataagtaaaattttggtttaacgTAGGGCTATCTAAAGATGTCTTCATCCTCATCCGATAACGTTGATGAAAGATTGGATGAAATTATCGACGAAATAGTGGATGATACATACAATGACATTGTCGAGTCTCAACCCAATAAGCAGAAGAGGCGTGCTTATATAGAGCGAAACCGTGAAGTAGGACACGACCGTTTATGGAATGACTACTTCAGCGAACATTCAACATTCTCGGCCCATTTATTCAGACGCCGGTTCCGCATGAGTAAGGATTTATTCTTGCGTATAGTGGTCAGCCTCTCAGACAACATTCCATTCTTTACACAAAGAAGAGATGCAACCGGGCGGTCTGGTCTTTCTCCACTACAAAAATGTACAGCGGCCATTCGTCAACTTGCTTACGGTTCAGCGGCTGATGCGGcagacgaatatctccgacttggtgaaagCACAGCACTTTCATGTTTACACCATTTCACTGCCGGAATTATACACCTATTTGGAGAAGAGTATCTACGAAGGCCCACAGCTGAGGATCTTCAACGGTtgctcgatattggagagaaaCGCGGTTTTCCTGGGATGGTTGGAAGCATTGACTGCATGCATTGGGAATGGAAGAATTGcccaaccgcttggaaaggacagtACGCACGTGGCTCGGGAaaaccgacaattgtcttagaggcTGTGGCTTCACAAGACCTATGGATATGGCACGCTTTCTTCGGTCCACCAGGTActttaaacgatattaatgtcTTGGATCGgtctcctgtttttgatgacattttcgAAGGCCGAGCTCCCATGGTAGAGTATGTGGTCAACGGACACAACTATAACTTGGCCTACTATCTCACTGACGGTATCTACCCCAAATGGGCAACCtttatccaatctatcacaAGTCCGCAAGGTCCTAAGGCAGAATTATTTGCTAAAAAACAAGAAGCAACCCGCAAAGATGTGGAaagggcttttggagtattgcaatctCGATTTGCGATTGTGAAGAACCCGGCTCTTTCATTGAACAAACAGAAgattgggaagattatgagagcatgtatcatactacacaatatgatagtcgaaaatgaacgagatggatacattCGGTATGATGATtatgaatttgaagaagaagacggcCAAAGAAGTTCCCGGGTCAGTAACGACATGCCTACAAATATCCATAATATTATCGGTATTCGGGATGATGTTCACGATACCCAGGCACATCATCGACTgaaatatgatttaatagaaaatatttggaacaaatttggtGAATCATAaacatgttgtatttttaaattttagcatcttaaatatttataaggcCTCATGttgtatctttatatttaatcatctttttaattttatcttgtttttgtttaaccatgttttactaaaatttttctttttaaaataataaataaaaaataataatatttatatacctAAGGACTCTGCAATGGGACTCACCATTGGACTCACCATTTCAATTCAGATCCTTCACTatacaaacaaacacaaatcaaaaaaaaaaataatatttaatactcTAAGGACTCCGCAATGGGACTCACCATTGCGGATGCTCTATGTATCAACGTGATCGGAGCCGTACATTTTAGATGCAAACGGACGGTGGATCTGACACAATCACTACCAACACAGAGTCTTTGTTTGTTTTACTTACAGAGGAAATCGATGAGAAGACGTCCGTCGCACAAACGTCCCGTGGATCGCCGAAAAAATGAGCGCCCGTTAGGGAGGCCAACGAGGTAACCGAGTCCAGCAACGAGTCCGCCCGTGTCAGAATTAGAATCTCCGAAGTTAAAAATCACTGGCGGAGCTTGACAACCTGCTGCGGCTGTTGCAGAGGGATGCCGGTGACTAAGAACAGCCAGTGAAATGAATataacaaagaagaaggagaatgaATCGGAGTGGGGAAGAAGAGTTGCCATTGGAGAGACCTTTGATAGTGTGGAGAGAGTTTACGTCGATAGCTTTTATATTCAGGAGTAACTGGGACgatgaatatatttttgaagaatTTTTATGGGTGAATTAGCAATGTGTAATATACGCATAGAATGTAACTGGATTGTATTATTAGAGTCAAGGGTGGTCCTGAGCGAATCGAACATAGATcctccaaattttttaaaaaattacatacaaAAATCCCCCAAATTtgtaaaagaaatttttttagaaaaccttCATTATTTAAACTGTTTTAGGCTCTGCTCTGGTTACTATTTAAATGGAAGAAAACATAGACGCatgtttattttacattttgctAAAGTAaaagtgtttctttttttccacCAATTTTTTCcacttttttcttttactataGTTTACTCTAAAATTACctatcaaatctataaaatcgaaaataagtaaaaaaacaaGTAAAGATTTATTTGTAAAGATTTTATTGGAAGCTTTGTCAATTTGTTACGAAAATGGACAAAAATTCTTTTTATACATAACTATGTATATGATGCATTGTGACAAACTGACggattatattatattattatatttatcaaataaatagtATAGAAAATTGATCTCTCGATAGCATAACAATAAACATAACCGACTACTAAACATTTACATTTCTATTCCacaattttataatagaatGAACATAACAGATAATATATTACAATGTTTGTTGTTTTTAAGTGCAAAAGAGTTTGGGAGGAAACAGGGTAGACGTTTTCGACAGTGATAATCATCCCCTACACTGAAGcaggaagagaaagagagaaagaggatgaggatgaggagAAGTGGAATGATGATGAAGACAATTAAGAGCAGTGAAGACATGTTTATTGGGGTTTTTTAGTGTGGGGTTCTTAGCATAATATAAGAATCTCCAataattttaactaagaaaaactaaaaatcgtCTTTTAAATAGATGGAGgaatacaatattatataatGTACAAAAATATACATGTCTGTCTACATATTATTGTTGGATGCGAACAAAAAGGAAATATTAAAGAAATTGTATTTTACACTGAATCTACAGTCTGTTTTAAGAGATTTTATGTTGGAGCAGAATTTATTTCACAAATCCGGTTTATAAAAGCGTCAATCAAAACATGTTAAACGCCAATAGGGACATGATCAACGAGCAAAATCCAGATATTCCGGTCCAAAGGGTTGGCTTGTAAGAAGAAAAACCATGAAGATGCAGCAAGATTGTCCACTTCCACGTCTTCTTCCTTCACCCGTTGTAGTGTCCCTTATTTCACTCCACTCCTCCTCCGTCAACCTTACTGGAACATTCAGTGCTGAAGAACTGCAGATTTCACATACACTACAAAGAAGAGAAACAGAGGTTTTACACAATCCATATGGTTACTAAGCTAATGAACTAAATAGAGTACCTGTTTCCTCTTAGCTTAAACCAAGCTTCAACGCAATGAAAATGGGAAAGGCCAAGCTCATTTTTGCATTTGCAACCAATCTCAATCAAGTCTACACTTACTGACTTGCCAGAAACTCTATCAGAATATTGATCAGAACCAAAATGACAAATCCTGCAGATTCTTTGTCCATTATCACTTTCTTCTCCTCCACCACTCAGATCAATCACATGAAACTCCTTCTCCTTTGCTTTTCTGAAGCATCACTCTCGTGACAGCTTACCGCAGTATCGTTATTCGCAACGAACTCGTGAACAGCATGAGCTGAAACGTTACTGCATCCAACACCATCTTTCCCGTGCTTGAATCATTCTCTTTTTGCTTTTCCATCAGTACATGGATTGAGACAGAGTCACTGGTCTTCCAATTGAGACCAGAGACTACAATCACAGCCTCAGGGACAAAGAGTTCAAGAATGATTGTATCAGACAAAGAGTTAAACATAAACCCAAAACTGAAAACCTGTAATAGGTAGAACATACTCAAATTATTGGTAAGCAGAGTCGTAAAGTACAATAAAGATCGAAACTTTACCAGAATCAAGATCCCGTAGAGTGACAATGTTTCGTTTTTATTTCAGAAGAATGAAAATCAGACAATTGAATCTAAACCCTTTGCCGGAAACGGATGCGCGCCGCTACAAGTGCTCTCTAATCTGTTGCTCTTCGGTTTCAGTTTGTGTTTCTTCTTTCACAAGACCCCTCAGCTACGAAACACAAAAGCCTTggtgataagaaaaaaaaaacacaaaagccTTCCCATCCATTTACAAGTAGCCACGTACCATAAGGATCAAGTCCTAAAATTCCTTAGCTACGTTACAGTCCTTAGTTTTATTaagcaaaatattattattatatgtgtATTTGCCTAAGATTAAGCGCTAAGGACTGGTGATGTTACTCCGTTGCGGGTGGTCTAAGCTCTGAGTCTACGGataataaaataactaagaTTCGGAGCAATGCATATAACACGTGCACTCTAAATACGCGAAGTAATTGGAGCGAACTGATCGGTATAAAAGACAAGTGAAGACCATTATTTGATATACACTTTTGGACTTACTTTTGAGACATATAATACTTTCTTCGAGATGTATTGTCTTGTGTTGAGTCTTTGTCGAAATATTAGTCCAGTTTGAACAAATTATCTTAAAAATCTACtaaaaacttttgttttctcgTTGTTTCTTTAAAGTTTAAACTTTACTTTATTCACATTAGAATTTTGATTGTGACTTTTAACTCCCACAATTTAACACCATTAGAGTcccacattatttttttatgacaGTTAGTTTCTTAATTTAAGTTTTCGTACCGGTCATTAGGTCTAATTTCCCTAAACCATATGTATAGAAAGTTTATGCTCCCTTTTATTTCTCTATCAAAGAGAAGAAATGGTGTTCCaacaagaaaaggagaagaACATATGTTTTGTTTCCAGCCCAAAACTGTTTGGTTCATCCTTAATTCGAACTTGCAAATATAGAAACACAATCGTAACTGTTACAACATGGATGATATGAAAGAACAAAACCAAAGGTACATGAACCATTTCAAGTTATCACAACAACtctcaagaaaagaaaacataaaagattAAAGTCCAGTTCCACATAAATCTTCTCTGTGGATATTGTTAAGCCAGTTTGTTTATTTCAGACGCTTCCAAACTATTCATGTTTCACACCTTCTTGCTCTCCCTTTCCCAGTCCCTCTGCGTCTTTAATCTGATTCACAATTTCTGCCTTTTTCTCCATTAGAGCTCCTATTTTTTC
The nucleotide sequence above comes from Brassica napus cultivar Da-Ae chromosome A9, Da-Ae, whole genome shotgun sequence. Encoded proteins:
- the LOC111200623 gene encoding uncharacterized protein At4g04775-like → MGQDYSYSQPSSSSDSLDITSLLEAEAQMYADETDSSNRNAMPVDYPREPEADDGIPTTCYCGAQPVLGCSYTSKDPYRRYFTCVHADDGDCHVWKWWEVAVMEEMREFQRQLSDLKNTAGESEQKRLGLEKTVDESEQKRLKLEKTVEELSAMKKAGIKLMVCLLVLIGLVLVILRGIVGKVSKENGVCQNYM
- the LOC125577869 gene encoding putative nuclease HARBI1 → MSSSSSDNVDERLDEIIDEIVDDTYNDIVESQPNKQKRRAYIERNREVGHDRLWNDYFSEHSTFSAHLFRRRFRMSKDLFLRIVVSLSDNIPFFTQRRDATGRSGLSPLQKCTAAIRQLAYGSAADAADEYLRLGESTALSCLHHFTAGIIHLFGEEYLRRPTAEDLQRLLDIGEKRGFPGMVGSIDCMHWEWKNCPTAWKGQYARGSGKPTIVLEAVASQDLWIWHAFFGPPGTLNDINVLDRSPVFDDIFEGRAPMVEYVVNGHNYNLAYYLTDGIYPKWATFIQSITSPQGPKAELFAKKQEATRKDVERAFGVLQSRFAIVKNPALSLNKQKIGKIMRACIILHNMIVENERDGYIRYDDYEFEEEDGQRSSRVSNDMPTNIHNIIGIRDDVHDTQAHHRLKYDLIENIWNKFGES